The following are encoded in a window of Hemiscyllium ocellatum isolate sHemOce1 chromosome 46, sHemOce1.pat.X.cur, whole genome shotgun sequence genomic DNA:
- the gng3 gene encoding guanine nucleotide-binding protein G(I)/G(S)/G(O) subunit gamma-3 codes for MPKGDTPVNSTMSIAQARKLVEQLKIEASMYRIKVSKTAADLMAYCDAHSCEDPLITPVPTSENPFREKKFFCALL; via the exons ATGCCTAAAGGGGATACCCCGGTGAACAGCACAATGAGTATTGCACAGGCCCGGAAACTGGTGGAGCAGCTGAAAATCGAAGCCAGCATGTACAGGATCAAG GTTTCGAAAACAGCAGCTGACCTGATGGCGTACTGTGATGCCCACTCCTGTGAGGACCCTCTGATCACCCCCGTGCCAACCTCCGAGAACCCCTttcgagagaagaaattcttctgcGCCCTCCTCTGA